The following proteins are co-located in the Siansivirga zeaxanthinifaciens CC-SAMT-1 genome:
- the mdh gene encoding malate dehydrogenase: MKVTVVGAGAVGASCAEYIAIKDFASEVVLLDIKEGYAEGKAMDLMQTASLNGFDTKITGVTNDYSKTAGSDICVITSGIPRKPGMTREELIGINAGIVKTVSSSLIEHSPNTIIIVVSNPMDTMTYLVHKSTGLPKNRIIGMGGALDSARFKYRLAEAIGGPISDVDGMVIGGHSDTGMIPLTRLATRNGVPVSNFIAADRLEQVKEDTKVGGATLTKLLGTSAWYAPGAAVSGLVQAIACDQKKVYPCSVLLEGEYDLNDICLGVPVILGKNGIEEIVNIPLNDAEKANMQESADAVRKVNEML; this comes from the coding sequence ATGAAAGTAACCGTAGTAGGAGCAGGAGCAGTTGGTGCAAGTTGTGCAGAGTATATTGCTATTAAAGATTTCGCTTCAGAAGTTGTTTTGTTAGACATTAAAGAAGGCTATGCCGAAGGTAAAGCTATGGATTTAATGCAAACCGCATCGTTAAATGGATTTGATACCAAAATAACCGGTGTAACAAATGATTATAGCAAAACAGCAGGTAGTGATATTTGTGTAATTACCTCTGGAATACCTCGTAAACCAGGAATGACTCGTGAGGAATTAATTGGTATTAATGCTGGTATTGTAAAAACAGTATCATCTAGCTTAATTGAACACTCTCCGAATACCATTATAATTGTTGTTAGTAATCCAATGGATACCATGACGTATTTAGTACACAAATCTACAGGATTACCAAAAAACAGAATTATTGGTATGGGTGGTGCTTTAGATTCTGCGCGTTTTAAATACAGATTAGCTGAAGCGATTGGTGGCCCAATTAGCGATGTTGACGGTATGGTTATTGGTGGACATAGCGACACTGGAATGATTCCTTTAACACGTTTAGCAACAAGAAATGGTGTGCCAGTTTCTAACTTTATTGCAGCCGATAGATTAGAGCAAGTAAAAGAAGATACTAAAGTTGGTGGTGCTACATTAACTAAATTGTTAGGTACATCGGCTTGGTATGCTCCAGGGGCTGCCGTAAGTGGTTTAGTTCAAGCTATTGCTTGCGACCAGAAAAAAGTATATCCATGTTCTGTTTTATTAGAAGGTGAATACGATTTAAATGATATCTGTTTAGGTGTACCTGTTATCTTAGGTAAAAACGGTATCGAGGAAATTGTAAACATTCCTTTAAACGATGCAGAAAAAGCAAATATGCAAGAAAGTGCAGATGCTGTTAGAAAAGTAAATGAAATGCTTTAA
- the secDF gene encoding protein translocase subunit SecDF: MQNKGLVKLFAVLFGLVSIYQLSFTFKANQIESKAEEVAINKIPETEDDYRAKRSTEEANYLEAVANDTVFNIGIAKFTYNEVKAKAMNLGLDLKGGINVILQVSVKDILKGLANHTKNPVFNKALDDASEMQKNSQNTYLEDFFIAFDKIKGDTKLASPDIFYTKALDGEIEGSMTDDQVKTIISTKIDESIVSAFEVLRKRIDEFGVTSPNIQRLGTSGRILVELPGVKDVERATSLLQSTAQLEFWDAYKGEQLFNFLAQANEVLKDIVVDKKETTQDENKDGENTEDAIDDLLGDATTDSTAVATVNPIFDLIRGQGYQGGPIIARFDVKDKATVLNYLNMPQVRALLPAEMRYTKFAFGKPEKDSEIVDLYGLVGNRDNTPELSGAVVTDARNAFGPTGKPTVSMQMNAKGAKIWEEMTGKAFSQGSQIAIVLDNVVYSAPGVTTGPISGGNSEISGNFTLNEAVDLANVLRAGKLPASADIIASEVVGPSLGQEAIDSGTMSFIIALILVLVWMVVYYGKAGGFADVAMALNILLIFGILSGLGAVLTLPGIAGIVLTIGMSVDANVIIFERIREEIAKGKGQKEAIQDGFSNALSSILDANITTGLTALILFVFGTGPIKGFATTLLIGIGTSLFTAIFITRLLIDWYVNKGGNLDFSTALTKNLFRNINIEFLRKRKVAYIVSGLFIVVSLGSLFTNGLDQGVDFVGGRTYQVRFAQDVNASEITKTLVGTFGSADAKTVGSDNQLKITTKYKVNETGAEVDEEIRNQLFNSLQPYLSGVTYEEFIDNTNSNKQVGLMESFKVSPTIADDIKQASFWAILGSLIVVFLYILFRFKKWQFSLGAVVAVFHDVLITLGVFSITYKFMPFGMEIDQAFIAAILTVIGYSLNDTVIVFDRIREFVNEHTNWPFEKIVDTSLSSTLGRTLNTSLTTLVVLLAIFVFGGESIRGFMFALIVGIVVGTYSSLFIASPLMYDTVKRLEKKNKKEEN, from the coding sequence ATGCAAAATAAAGGATTAGTAAAACTGTTTGCAGTTTTATTTGGGTTGGTAAGTATTTATCAACTATCATTTACATTTAAGGCCAATCAGATTGAAAGTAAAGCTGAAGAAGTTGCCATTAACAAAATTCCGGAAACAGAGGATGATTACCGTGCTAAAAGAAGTACCGAAGAAGCTAACTACTTAGAAGCGGTAGCTAACGATACCGTTTTTAATATTGGTATTGCTAAATTTACTTATAACGAAGTAAAAGCAAAAGCCATGAATTTAGGTTTAGACTTAAAAGGTGGTATTAACGTTATTCTTCAAGTTTCTGTAAAAGACATTTTAAAAGGATTAGCAAATCATACTAAAAATCCAGTATTCAATAAGGCGTTAGACGATGCATCAGAAATGCAAAAAAACAGTCAGAATACATATTTAGAAGATTTCTTTATTGCTTTCGATAAAATTAAAGGCGATACTAAATTAGCTTCTCCTGATATTTTCTACACCAAAGCATTAGATGGTGAAATTGAAGGTAGCATGACCGATGATCAGGTTAAAACTATCATTTCTACTAAAATTGATGAATCTATCGTTTCTGCTTTCGAAGTATTACGTAAGCGTATCGATGAGTTTGGTGTAACGTCTCCAAATATTCAGCGTTTAGGAACTTCTGGTCGTATTTTAGTTGAGTTGCCTGGAGTTAAAGATGTTGAAAGAGCAACCTCTTTACTACAAAGTACGGCTCAGTTAGAATTTTGGGATGCCTACAAAGGAGAGCAATTATTTAACTTTTTAGCGCAGGCTAACGAAGTTTTAAAAGATATTGTTGTTGATAAAAAAGAAACAACTCAAGACGAAAATAAAGATGGTGAAAACACCGAAGATGCTATCGACGATCTTTTAGGTGATGCTACTACAGATTCTACTGCAGTTGCTACTGTTAATCCTATTTTCGATTTAATTCGTGGTCAAGGTTACCAAGGTGGACCAATCATCGCTAGATTTGATGTTAAAGATAAAGCGACTGTGCTAAATTACCTTAACATGCCTCAAGTTAGAGCCTTGTTACCAGCAGAGATGCGTTACACAAAATTCGCTTTTGGTAAACCAGAAAAAGATAGTGAGATTGTAGATTTATATGGTTTAGTAGGAAACAGAGATAATACTCCAGAATTAAGTGGTGCTGTTGTAACCGATGCTAGAAATGCTTTTGGACCAACAGGAAAACCAACAGTTTCTATGCAAATGAATGCAAAAGGAGCTAAAATTTGGGAAGAAATGACTGGAAAAGCTTTCTCTCAAGGAAGTCAAATAGCTATCGTATTAGATAACGTTGTATATTCTGCACCAGGTGTAACTACAGGTCCAATCTCTGGAGGAAATTCAGAAATTTCAGGAAACTTTACATTAAACGAAGCTGTCGATTTAGCAAACGTTTTACGTGCAGGTAAATTACCAGCATCTGCAGATATTATTGCTAGCGAGGTGGTAGGACCATCATTAGGTCAAGAAGCGATTGATAGTGGTACAATGTCTTTCATTATTGCTTTAATATTAGTGTTAGTGTGGATGGTTGTTTACTATGGTAAAGCTGGTGGTTTTGCCGATGTTGCCATGGCTTTAAACATCTTGTTAATTTTTGGTATTCTATCGGGCTTAGGAGCTGTACTAACATTACCTGGTATTGCGGGTATCGTGCTTACTATAGGTATGTCGGTGGATGCCAACGTAATTATTTTTGAACGTATTCGCGAGGAAATTGCCAAAGGTAAAGGACAGAAAGAAGCTATTCAAGACGGATTTAGCAATGCGTTATCATCTATTTTAGATGCGAATATTACTACAGGCTTAACGGCTTTAATATTATTTGTGTTTGGTACAGGTCCAATTAAAGGTTTTGCAACAACCTTATTAATTGGTATTGGTACTTCGTTATTTACTGCAATTTTTATTACGCGTTTATTAATTGATTGGTATGTAAACAAAGGAGGTAATTTAGATTTCTCTACGGCTTTAACTAAAAACTTATTCAGAAACATAAATATTGAATTCTTAAGAAAACGTAAGGTTGCTTATATTGTTTCAGGATTGTTTATTGTAGTAAGTTTAGGATCTTTATTTACTAATGGATTAGATCAGGGTGTCGATTTCGTTGGGGGTAGAACGTACCAAGTTCGTTTTGCGCAAGATGTAAATGCATCAGAGATAACTAAAACTTTAGTAGGTACTTTTGGAAGTGCAGATGCTAAAACTGTTGGTAGCGATAATCAATTAAAAATCACGACTAAATATAAAGTTAATGAAACTGGTGCCGAGGTTGATGAAGAAATAAGAAATCAATTATTCAATTCATTACAGCCTTATTTATCTGGTGTTACTTACGAAGAGTTTATCGATAACACCAACTCTAATAAACAAGTAGGTTTAATGGAATCATTTAAAGTAAGTCCAACAATTGCCGATGATATTAAACAAGCATCGTTCTGGGCTATTTTAGGATCTTTAATTGTTGTATTCCTTTATATACTTTTCCGTTTCAAGAAATGGCAATTCTCGTTAGGAGCTGTTGTTGCAGTTTTCCATGACGTGTTAATTACTTTAGGTGTATTCTCAATCACTTACAAATTCATGCCTTTCGGAATGGAGATCGATCAAGCCTTTATTGCAGCGATTTTAACGGTTATTGGTTACTCGTTAAATGATACGGTAATTGTTTTCGATAGAATTAGAGAGTTTGTGAACGAACATACTAACTGGCCATTCGAAAAAATTGTCGATACCTCATTAAGCAGTACTTTAGGTAGAACCTTAAATACGTCTTTAACGACTTTAGTGGTGTTATTAGCTATTTTTGTGTTTGGAGGTGAATCTATTAGAGGTTTCATGTTTGCATTAATAGTGGGTATTGTTGTAGGTACGTATTCATCATTATTTATAGCATCACCTTTAATGTATGATACTGTAAAACGATTAGAAAAAAAGAATAAAAAAGAAGAAAACTAA